In Sphingomonas crocodyli, a genomic segment contains:
- the smpB gene encoding SsrA-binding protein SmpB — protein sequence MARPHPPEFEKTKIVAENRRARYEYFLEEFFEAGIALTGTEVKSLRFGEGSIAESYAEVKDGEVWLVNANVPEFSHGNRFNHEPKRPRKLLLRERQIEKMRNAVTREGMTLIPLMVYFNGRGRAKVELALAKGKKLHDKRDTEKQRDWKREQQRLLRDRG from the coding sequence ATGGCCCGCCCGCATCCTCCCGAATTCGAAAAGACCAAGATCGTCGCCGAGAACCGGCGCGCGCGGTACGAATATTTCCTCGAGGAATTCTTCGAGGCCGGGATCGCGCTGACCGGAACCGAGGTGAAATCTTTGCGCTTCGGCGAAGGGTCGATCGCGGAAAGCTATGCCGAGGTGAAGGATGGGGAGGTGTGGTTGGTCAACGCCAACGTTCCCGAATTCAGCCACGGCAACCGCTTCAACCATGAACCGAAGCGCCCCCGCAAGCTGCTGCTGCGCGAACGGCAGATCGAAAAGATGCGCAATGCCGTGACGCGCGAGGGCATGACGCTGATCCCGCTGATGGTCTATTTCAACGGGCGCGGCCGCGCGAAGGTCGAACTCGCGCTCGCCAAGGGCAAGAAGCTGCACGACAAGCGCGATACCGAGAAGCAGCGCGACTGGAAGCGCGAGCAGCAACGCCTGCTGCGCGATCGCGGCTGA
- a CDS encoding cytochrome P450: MTEHCPIHAGRQGDDRKTAGAVAGGPTATADRIADHAGVRTVLRDESATQAGFKADLIRRYADMRFAPILFLEGDAHRRQRAATARFFAPRTVTTRYRELIEAEADALIGGFRAKREATLDRMSLRLAVAVAADIVGLTNSDRDGMARRLDRFFDADLALKDNKLAQFASFFQGQFRLWSFYFRDVRPAIRARMKTPREDVISHLIAEGYSDRSILTECFTYGAAGMVTTREFITMAAWHLLENRPLADRFRSVDEAGRLAILEEILRLEPVVGTLYRQREGEAGPIALDIRAANADAEAMGACPHRLDPDRERAPRVGAAGLAFGDGAHRCPGAGVALLEAAIFLDRLLRVPGIRLEQAPSIGWNPLITGYELRGCRIGCD, translated from the coding sequence ATGACCGAACATTGTCCCATTCATGCGGGTCGCCAGGGCGATGACCGCAAGACGGCCGGCGCGGTCGCCGGCGGGCCGACCGCGACGGCCGATCGCATCGCCGATCATGCCGGCGTGCGCACCGTGCTGCGCGATGAAAGCGCGACACAGGCGGGGTTCAAGGCCGATCTGATCCGGCGCTATGCCGACATGCGCTTTGCGCCGATCCTGTTTCTGGAGGGCGACGCGCATCGCAGGCAGCGTGCGGCGACCGCGCGTTTCTTCGCGCCGCGCACCGTCACGACCCGCTATCGCGAACTGATCGAGGCGGAGGCCGATGCGCTGATCGGCGGCTTCCGGGCAAAGCGCGAAGCGACGCTCGACCGGATGAGCCTGCGCCTGGCCGTGGCGGTCGCGGCCGATATCGTCGGGCTTACCAACAGCGACCGCGATGGCATGGCGCGGCGGCTCGATCGCTTCTTCGACGCCGATCTGGCGCTGAAGGACAACAAGCTCGCGCAGTTCGCCAGCTTCTTTCAGGGGCAGTTCCGCCTCTGGTCCTTCTACTTCCGCGACGTCCGCCCCGCGATCCGCGCGCGGATGAAGACCCCGCGCGAGGATGTGATCTCGCACCTGATCGCGGAGGGCTATAGCGACCGGTCGATCCTCACCGAATGCTTCACCTATGGCGCAGCGGGGATGGTGACGACGCGTGAGTTCATCACGATGGCGGCGTGGCACCTGCTCGAAAACCGCCCGCTCGCCGACCGCTTCCGCAGCGTGGACGAGGCGGGGCGGCTCGCGATCCTCGAAGAAATCCTCCGCCTCGAACCCGTCGTCGGCACGCTCTACCGCCAGCGCGAGGGCGAAGCGGGGCCGATCGCGCTCGATATCCGCGCCGCCAATGCCGATGCGGAGGCTATGGGCGCCTGCCCACACCGGCTCGACCCCGATCGCGAGCGTGCCCCACGCGTCGGGGCGGCCGGGCTGGCCTTCGGCGACGGCGCGCACCGCTGCCCCGGCGCGGGCGTCGCGCTGCTGGAGGCCGCGATCTTCCTCGATCGCCTGCTGCGTGTGCCCGGCATCCGGCTGGAGCAGGCACCGAGCATCGGCTGGAACCCGCTGATCACCGGCTATGAACTGCGGGGCTGCCGGATCGGCTGCGATTGA
- a CDS encoding DUF2062 domain-containing protein: protein MFARIGGWWRKHAPTRESLEEVRWLRPFAHRVLEPALWRFTRRSVPRGVALGLIVGIFLMIPGLQIIGACLLALPCRANVPIAVAGTFLSNPATTPFILYLSLIVGNHFIHSTADVGTVMVMIEQGASIGEWLGWLASSAAPALVLGLFVISVVCAAVGYLAAAFFWRWWIAHKWTLRTRQRIEAAHQRAHPDHYDEHGHHRG, encoded by the coding sequence ATGTTCGCGCGGATCGGCGGCTGGTGGCGCAAGCACGCGCCGACGCGGGAATCGCTGGAGGAGGTGCGCTGGTTGCGTCCGTTCGCGCATCGCGTGCTCGAACCGGCTTTGTGGCGCTTCACCCGCCGTTCGGTGCCGCGCGGCGTGGCGCTGGGGCTGATCGTCGGCATCTTCCTGATGATCCCGGGGCTGCAGATCATCGGCGCGTGCCTGCTCGCTTTGCCGTGCCGTGCGAACGTGCCGATCGCGGTGGCGGGGACGTTCCTGTCGAACCCCGCGACGACGCCCTTCATCCTCTATCTGTCGCTGATCGTCGGCAATCACTTCATCCATTCGACCGCCGATGTCGGCACGGTGATGGTGATGATCGAACAGGGCGCGTCGATCGGCGAATGGCTCGGCTGGCTCGCCTCCTCGGCCGCGCCCGCTTTGGTGCTGGGGCTGTTCGTGATCTCGGTCGTCTGCGCGGCGGTCGGCTATCTGGCGGCGGCCTTCTTCTGGCGCTGGTGGATCGCGCATAAGTGGACCCTGCGCACCCGCCAGCGGATCGAGGCCGCGCACCAGCGCGCCCACCCGGATCATTACGACGAACACGGTCATCATCGGGGTTGA
- a CDS encoding TetR/AcrR family transcriptional regulator — translation MAPTRNQEGDRWRKDARVIKTRAALRSALISLLARHDFPDITVAMIVEEANVGYATFFRHFPDQTALLTDIADATISEFMTTMMPTLLSADRVQVTRALVDFIAERTALCRALLIGGGDVVRRDAMARAIAYGSSVPVIFDPDIPLDLAVTHAVNAIFSTVAWWLGPGRGMKRDTFAEMLERLAMAPVRS, via the coding sequence GTGGCACCGACAAGAAACCAAGAAGGCGATCGTTGGCGTAAGGATGCGCGGGTCATCAAAACCCGCGCGGCGCTGCGATCGGCCCTGATTTCCCTGCTCGCCCGGCATGATTTTCCGGACATTACGGTGGCGATGATCGTGGAGGAGGCGAACGTCGGCTATGCGACGTTTTTCCGCCATTTCCCCGATCAGACCGCGCTGCTGACCGACATTGCCGACGCGACGATCAGCGAGTTCATGACGACGATGATGCCGACCCTGCTGTCGGCCGATCGCGTGCAGGTGACGCGCGCGCTGGTCGATTTCATCGCCGAACGGACCGCCTTGTGTCGCGCGCTGCTGATCGGCGGTGGCGACGTGGTGCGGCGCGACGCAATGGCGCGCGCGATCGCTTATGGATCGAGCGTGCCGGTGATCTTCGATCCGGACATTCCGCTCGATCTGGCGGTGACGCATGCCGTCAACGCGATCTTCAGCACCGTCGCCTGGTGGCTGGGGCCGGGGCGCGGCATGAAGCGCGACACGTTCGCCGAGATGCTCGAACGGCTGGCGATGGCGCCGGTGAGATCGTGA
- the dapA gene encoding 4-hydroxy-tetrahydrodipicolinate synthase, whose translation MFSGSIPALVTPFRDGAFDEKLFRGFVDWQIEQGSSALVPCGTTGESATMSIEEHNHVVRVCIDQAKGRVPVIAGCGSNDTMVALEHMNHAKAAGAAAALVVLPYYNRPNQDGILAHYRYLAANNDLPIVVYNVPARTVTDILPETLGKLAELPTIIGIKDASGKVERVSAQRASCGPDFCQLSGNDDMALGFMAMGGKGCISVTANVAPKLTADFQAACAEGRWADALALQDRLFPLHAALFTDASPGPIKYALTRVYPDFPNELRMPMTWPSEASRKAVDAALAHAGLV comes from the coding sequence ATGTTCAGTGGATCGATACCGGCGCTAGTGACACCGTTTCGCGACGGGGCGTTCGACGAGAAACTGTTTCGTGGCTTCGTCGACTGGCAGATCGAACAGGGTTCTTCGGCGCTCGTGCCGTGCGGCACGACGGGCGAAAGTGCCACGATGTCGATCGAGGAACATAATCATGTCGTCCGGGTCTGCATCGATCAGGCGAAGGGCCGCGTGCCCGTGATCGCCGGCTGCGGTTCGAACGACACGATGGTCGCGCTCGAACATATGAATCATGCCAAGGCGGCGGGTGCTGCGGCGGCTCTGGTCGTGCTGCCTTATTATAACCGCCCCAATCAGGACGGCATTCTCGCCCATTATCGCTATCTGGCGGCGAACAACGATCTGCCGATCGTGGTCTATAACGTGCCCGCGCGTACCGTGACCGACATCCTGCCCGAAACCTTGGGCAAGCTCGCCGAACTGCCGACGATCATCGGCATCAAGGATGCCAGCGGCAAGGTCGAGCGCGTCTCGGCGCAGCGCGCGTCGTGCGGCCCCGATTTCTGCCAGCTGTCGGGCAATGACGATATGGCGCTGGGCTTCATGGCGATGGGCGGCAAGGGCTGCATCTCGGTCACGGCCAATGTCGCGCCGAAGCTGACCGCCGATTTCCAGGCCGCCTGCGCCGAAGGGCGCTGGGCCGATGCGCTGGCGCTGCAGGACCGGCTCTTTCCGCTCCATGCCGCGTTGTTCACCGACGCTTCACCCGGCCCGATCAAATATGCGCTCACCCGTGTCTATCCCGATTTCCCGAACGAGCTGCGCATGCCGATGACCTGGCCGTCCGAGGCGAGCCGCAAGGCCGTCGACGCGGCGCTGGCACATGCGGGGTTGGTGTGA
- a CDS encoding lytic transglycosylase domain-containing protein: MNDQRDRAAPNRFQPPALSSRARRLFMPGLLLLSTAALAAVVSQDEPNRPAPAPPGFAGWNETALRQATADWRRLRGNDSLPFQSYATFLTAHPGWPGDTAMRRTAERRIDPNNYTPRDVVAFFTRTPPLTAAGQARYAEALAATGRTGEARTAAATAWGMKALSPDDEGRLLTRFGGQFSATDHDRRMERLLWDRQATNAAKFLSLATPSRRPIYEARIALIRNDPDVATKVAAAGEAANRDPGFILDRARWMRDRGNTADARVWLAQSRNLSGVPYDAAIWLDTLFQFGRQAAADNQNDLAFAIARHAEETYPSGTQVRDRPFDERDDYTNLMWLGGTVSLKRTGRPADAMTMFDRYARAAQSPSTQTKGMYWAGRAAEAAGKSDWANSYYGQAASHIDQFYGQLAAERLGRQLAMPAEPNRAIAPTERAAFEASEVVRAARLLGRDGQWQDQTAFIRLIANDAKTDIDHALAGELSRSIGRPDLGVMVSRAARTSGTPDPLRIGFPTVTVPATMESHWTIIHAISRQESQFDRQATSRTGARGLMQLMPATAKEQAGKVGLAYDPARLADVDYNVMLGSSFFDRMLNYYNGSYVLAIASYNAGPGNVNKFIRANGDPRMPGVDVIDWIEAIPFEETRGYVQRVLENAVVYDLMNPARARIPAKNRLSTYLAKKTAG; this comes from the coding sequence ATGAACGACCAGCGAGATCGTGCTGCGCCCAATAGGTTTCAGCCCCCCGCCCTGTCCAGCCGCGCCCGCCGTCTTTTTATGCCGGGCCTGCTGCTCCTTTCCACGGCCGCGCTTGCTGCGGTGGTTTCGCAGGACGAGCCGAATCGGCCCGCCCCCGCGCCGCCGGGCTTTGCCGGGTGGAACGAGACGGCATTGCGGCAGGCGACCGCCGACTGGCGGCGGCTGCGCGGCAACGACTCGCTGCCGTTCCAGAGCTATGCGACCTTCCTAACCGCGCATCCCGGCTGGCCCGGCGACACCGCGATGCGCCGCACGGCCGAACGCCGGATCGATCCGAACAATTATACGCCGCGTGACGTCGTCGCCTTCTTCACGCGCACCCCGCCGCTGACTGCCGCCGGACAGGCACGCTATGCCGAGGCGCTGGCGGCGACCGGCCGCACCGGCGAGGCGCGCACCGCCGCGGCGACCGCATGGGGCATGAAGGCGCTGTCGCCCGACGACGAAGGGCGGCTGCTCACCCGCTTCGGCGGGCAGTTCAGCGCGACCGACCATGATCGGCGGATGGAGCGGCTGCTGTGGGATCGGCAGGCGACCAATGCGGCGAAGTTCCTGTCGCTCGCAACGCCATCGCGCCGGCCGATCTACGAGGCGCGCATCGCGTTGATCCGCAACGATCCCGATGTCGCGACGAAGGTGGCGGCGGCAGGCGAAGCCGCCAATCGCGATCCGGGCTTCATCCTCGATCGTGCGCGCTGGATGCGCGACCGGGGTAACACCGCCGATGCGCGCGTCTGGCTGGCGCAATCGCGCAACCTGTCGGGCGTGCCCTATGACGCGGCGATCTGGCTCGACACATTGTTCCAGTTCGGGCGGCAGGCGGCGGCCGACAATCAGAACGATCTGGCCTTCGCGATCGCGCGCCATGCCGAGGAAACCTATCCGTCGGGCACGCAGGTCCGCGATCGTCCGTTCGACGAGCGTGACGACTATACCAATCTGATGTGGCTGGGCGGCACCGTGTCGCTCAAGCGGACTGGCCGCCCCGCCGATGCGATGACGATGTTCGATCGCTATGCCCGCGCCGCGCAGAGCCCGTCGACCCAAACCAAGGGCATGTACTGGGCGGGCCGCGCCGCCGAAGCCGCCGGCAAGTCCGACTGGGCGAACAGCTATTATGGGCAGGCCGCGTCGCATATCGACCAGTTCTACGGCCAGCTGGCCGCCGAACGGCTGGGCCGCCAGTTGGCCATGCCCGCCGAGCCGAACCGCGCCATCGCGCCGACCGAGCGCGCCGCGTTCGAGGCGAGCGAGGTCGTGCGCGCCGCGCGCCTGCTGGGCCGCGACGGGCAGTGGCAGGATCAGACCGCGTTCATCCGCCTGATCGCCAACGACGCCAAGACCGACATCGATCATGCGCTGGCGGGCGAATTGTCCCGATCGATCGGACGGCCCGATCTGGGCGTGATGGTATCGCGCGCGGCGCGGACCAGCGGCACGCCCGATCCGCTGCGCATCGGCTTCCCCACCGTCACAGTTCCGGCGACGATGGAGAGCCACTGGACGATAATCCACGCGATCAGCCGGCAGGAAAGCCAGTTCGACCGGCAGGCGACCAGCCGCACCGGCGCGCGCGGGCTGATGCAGTTGATGCCCGCCACCGCGAAGGAACAGGCGGGCAAGGTCGGCCTGGCCTATGATCCCGCACGGCTGGCCGACGTCGATTATAATGTGATGCTGGGATCGTCCTTCTTCGATCGCATGCTCAATTATTATAATGGCAGCTATGTGCTGGCGATCGCGAGCTACAATGCCGGCCCCGGCAATGTGAACAAGTTCATCCGCGCCAATGGCGATCCGCGCATGCCGGGCGTCGACGTGATCGACTGGATCGAAGCGATCCCGTTCGAAGAGACGCGCGGCTATGTGCAGCGCGTGCTGGAAAATGCGGTGGTTTACGACCTGATGAACCCGGCGCGGGCGCGGATTCCGGCGAAGAACCGGCTGTCGACCTATCTGGCGAAGAAGACGGCGGGCTGA